Proteins encoded by one window of Halobaculum halobium:
- a CDS encoding TOBE domain-containing protein — MGSNEAPAPGGGEGTAGFEASLTAGEVTFDGRDAALLRAIAAAGSVSGAASDLGRSRARALSRLETLEAVFGDLVARRRGGADGGGSRLTENATSLLARFERLTAALAGTAGAAESVFEGAVADRDGELAVVETDAGTLRALAVGDPDPTPDDAVQVSVRADAVTLHDPGETPSPDATSARNRFAGVASAVRRGDAVVDVQVDVGADGPLAALVTVDSADRLGLRQGSDVVASFKATATRATAARATDSAESGESAEPGDSAEGTAERLSDPGE, encoded by the coding sequence ATGGGATCGAACGAGGCGCCAGCGCCCGGCGGCGGCGAGGGGACCGCGGGGTTCGAGGCGAGTCTCACCGCCGGCGAGGTGACGTTCGACGGTCGCGACGCCGCGCTGTTGCGCGCCATCGCGGCCGCGGGGTCAGTCAGCGGCGCCGCCAGCGACCTCGGACGGTCGCGGGCGCGGGCGCTCTCGCGCTTAGAGACATTAGAAGCGGTCTTCGGCGACCTCGTCGCCCGGAGGCGAGGCGGCGCCGACGGCGGCGGGAGTCGGTTGACCGAGAACGCCACGTCGCTGTTGGCGCGGTTCGAGCGGCTGACGGCCGCGCTGGCGGGGACCGCCGGCGCGGCCGAGTCGGTGTTCGAGGGCGCCGTCGCGGACAGAGACGGCGAGCTCGCGGTCGTCGAGACCGACGCCGGGACCCTCCGGGCGCTCGCCGTCGGCGACCCGGACCCGACGCCCGACGACGCCGTGCAGGTGAGCGTCCGCGCCGACGCCGTGACGCTGCACGACCCCGGCGAAACGCCGTCGCCGGACGCGACGAGCGCGCGAAACCGGTTCGCCGGCGTCGCGAGCGCGGTCCGTCGCGGCGACGCGGTCGTGGACGTGCAGGTTGATGTGGGGGCCGACGGCCCGCTCGCGGCGCTTGTGACGGTCGACAGCGCGGATCGGCTCGGGCTCCGCCAGGGGAGCGACGTCGTCGCGTCGTTCAAGGCGACGGCGACGCGCGCGACCGCGGCGAGGGCGACCGACTCGGCGGAATCGGGGGAATCGGCGGAACCGGGCGACTCGGCCGAAGGCACGGCCGAGCGCCTCTCAGACCCCGGCGAGTAG
- a CDS encoding acyltransferase: protein MTKRHVSLPKEADEGVTAFIERVDDRLSSAEDTCEVVRDTLVDLFGDRDAYERWRDGGDVTPAERVRLQGYDPCNATLESEYYAEKDEERYTRSKHLQWLWRQFDATPMADNIAFALRFRQMLANHLFDDAGENLRLFKGITFTYGHNIEIGDNTVVHDDVHLDDRGRLTIGDRVSVSDSAHLYSHDHDVVDQTHVDNFHTIVDDDARVTYDSMVSAGCRVGKNAVVGAKATVQGDVPDHHIAVGSPARSIRVKPGWESVADPVEEKLTNRADERRVEYDLPEGLDDFDEFQRDLTPPDDVDAPDPA from the coding sequence ATGACCAAGCGCCACGTGTCCCTCCCGAAGGAGGCGGACGAGGGGGTCACGGCCTTCATCGAGCGGGTGGACGACCGACTCTCGTCGGCGGAGGACACCTGCGAGGTGGTCCGCGACACGCTCGTGGACCTGTTCGGCGACCGCGACGCCTACGAGCGGTGGCGGGACGGCGGCGACGTGACGCCCGCCGAGCGCGTCCGGCTCCAGGGGTACGACCCGTGCAACGCGACGCTGGAGTCGGAGTACTACGCCGAGAAAGACGAGGAGCGCTACACCCGATCGAAACACCTCCAGTGGCTGTGGCGGCAGTTCGACGCGACGCCGATGGCCGACAACATCGCGTTCGCGCTGCGCTTCCGACAGATGCTCGCGAACCACCTGTTCGACGACGCCGGGGAGAACCTCCGGCTGTTCAAGGGGATCACCTTCACCTACGGCCACAATATCGAGATCGGCGACAACACCGTCGTCCACGACGACGTGCACCTCGACGACCGCGGGAGGCTCACGATCGGCGACCGCGTCTCCGTCTCGGACTCGGCGCACCTCTACAGCCACGATCACGACGTCGTCGACCAGACGCACGTCGACAACTTCCACACCATCGTCGACGACGACGCGCGCGTCACCTACGACTCGATGGTTTCCGCGGGCTGCCGCGTCGGCAAGAACGCCGTCGTCGGGGCGAAAGCCACCGTCCAGGGCGACGTGCCCGACCACCACATCGCGGTCGGCTCGCCCGCCCGAAGCATCCGCGTGAAGCCCGGCTGGGAGTCCGTCGCCGACCCCGTCGAAGAGAAGCTGACGAACCGGGCCGACGAGCGCCGGGTCGAGTACGACCTCCCCGAGGGCCTCGACGATTTCGACGAGTTCCAGCGCGACCTCACGCCGCCGGACGACGTGGATGCGCCCGATCCGGCGTAG
- a CDS encoding amino acid ABC transporter ATP-binding protein, which translates to MIRLSNVSKAYGDEAVVDDASLSVDPGEVVAIIGPSGVGKTTLLRMLALSLEPDAGTVELDGDAVWDADEERRLALRRRVGMVFQEASLFDASVARNVEYGLRVRRGWDDRLRDGLRAVLGSNGTPAAVEEALDVVGLDDKLGQEAESLSGGEAQRVSFARALAYDPTYLLLDEPTSDLDPRNTGLIEEAIAEARDRGIGVVVATHDMHQAERVADRVGVLLGDGFSEIGPTETIFEDPTDERTRKFISGELVY; encoded by the coding sequence GTGATCCGGCTCTCGAACGTCTCGAAGGCGTACGGCGACGAGGCCGTCGTCGACGACGCCTCGCTGTCGGTCGATCCCGGGGAGGTTGTCGCGATCATCGGGCCGTCGGGCGTCGGGAAGACGACGCTGCTGCGGATGCTCGCGCTGTCCCTCGAACCGGACGCCGGGACCGTCGAACTCGACGGCGACGCGGTGTGGGATGCCGACGAGGAACGGCGACTGGCGCTGCGCCGGCGCGTCGGGATGGTGTTTCAGGAGGCGAGCCTGTTCGACGCCTCGGTCGCCCGAAACGTCGAGTACGGGCTGCGGGTCCGCCGGGGCTGGGACGACCGACTCCGCGACGGGCTCCGGGCGGTCCTCGGATCGAACGGCACGCCCGCGGCTGTCGAGGAGGCGCTCGACGTGGTCGGACTCGACGACAAACTCGGTCAGGAGGCGGAGTCCCTGTCCGGCGGCGAGGCCCAGCGGGTGTCGTTCGCGCGAGCGCTCGCGTACGACCCGACGTACCTGCTGCTCGACGAACCCACCTCCGACCTCGACCCGCGCAACACCGGCCTGATCGAGGAGGCGATCGCCGAGGCCCGCGACCGCGGCATCGGCGTCGTCGTCGCGACCCACGACATGCACCAAGCCGAACGGGTCGCCGACCGCGTCGGAGTCCTGCTCGGGGACGGATTCTCCGAGATCGGACCGACCGAGACGATCTTCGAGGACCCGACCGACGAGCGCACCCGGAAGTTCATCTCCGGGGAACTGGTGTACTGA
- a CDS encoding glycoside hydrolase family 32 protein, whose product MAALGIDRIAPDATGATHSDDVAGYRVRATHRDHPLFEGFDGPEAAGPPRIPLVGPGGEAAYARYDDLLPATGDVLACATHGGHDIYHEKSVIEWRVGDGAVLGLGGTLRFDGPDDGRGHERERLLRNAFATLGRETLPAFTGRPSTPEGFAALRERLADDHHRPAYHLSPPANWLNDPNGLIKHGGRYHVFYQYNPGGPFHDAIHWGHAVSDDLLRWEDESVALAPDPDGPDRDGCWSGCTVVDTDGTPTLLYTGGRGRDQLPCLATTDDHGLRSWEKHAGNPVIESAPAGLDVYETADWAAEFRDHCVWRENGVWYHLIGSGVVGDDGDDALDNADALGGDDDPREGDGAALLYRGESLDEWEYVGVFHAGEGPRGAPVWECPEVLTFEDARLLHVSDDDRVAYYLGETDLGDPAAPAGSDAAAPDFDVREAGLLDHGDFYAPQSLWDEEHDRYLTWGWLPETRDASAQWDAGWSGTMSLPRVIDTDERGRLRQRPASELTALRADHVLSETVALDSEERLFDARGGALELDCTLRLGDADAVGLSVLESPAATERTVIRYDGETVTVDRGDAGGGERVNRAPRGMPVGDVGPAGAGGGGGGAGDAVSLRAFVDGSTLELFANERRCLTTRVYPTRADADRVSAFAVGGDAEIAVDAWTMAGTWPTSTGR is encoded by the coding sequence GTGGCGGCGCTCGGTATCGACCGGATCGCGCCGGACGCGACCGGCGCGACCCACTCGGACGACGTCGCGGGTTACCGGGTCCGCGCGACCCACCGCGACCACCCGTTGTTCGAAGGGTTCGACGGTCCGGAGGCCGCCGGGCCGCCGCGGATCCCGCTGGTCGGACCGGGCGGGGAGGCGGCGTACGCCCGCTACGACGACCTGCTGCCCGCGACCGGCGACGTGCTCGCGTGCGCGACCCACGGTGGCCATGACATCTACCACGAGAAGTCCGTGATCGAGTGGCGCGTCGGCGACGGCGCCGTCCTCGGCCTCGGCGGGACCCTCCGGTTCGACGGCCCCGACGACGGCCGCGGCCACGAGCGCGAGCGCCTGCTTCGGAACGCGTTCGCGACGCTTGGGCGCGAGACCCTCCCGGCGTTCACCGGTCGCCCGTCGACGCCAGAGGGGTTCGCCGCCCTCCGCGAGCGCCTCGCCGACGATCACCACCGGCCGGCGTACCACCTCTCGCCGCCGGCGAACTGGCTCAACGACCCGAACGGGCTGATCAAACACGGCGGCCGCTACCACGTCTTCTACCAGTACAACCCGGGCGGGCCATTCCACGACGCGATCCACTGGGGACACGCCGTCAGCGACGACCTCCTCCGCTGGGAGGACGAGTCCGTCGCGCTCGCGCCCGACCCTGACGGCCCCGACCGCGACGGCTGCTGGTCCGGCTGCACCGTCGTCGACACCGACGGCACGCCGACGCTGCTGTACACGGGCGGCCGCGGCCGCGACCAGCTCCCCTGCCTGGCGACGACCGACGACCACGGCCTCCGGTCGTGGGAGAAACACGCCGGCAACCCCGTGATCGAGTCGGCGCCCGCGGGTTTGGACGTGTACGAGACGGCCGACTGGGCCGCCGAGTTCCGCGACCACTGCGTCTGGCGCGAGAACGGCGTCTGGTACCACCTGATCGGGTCCGGCGTGGTCGGCGACGACGGCGACGACGCGCTCGACAACGCAGACGCGCTCGGCGGAGACGACGACCCCCGCGAGGGAGACGGCGCGGCGCTGCTGTACCGCGGCGAGAGCCTCGACGAGTGGGAGTACGTCGGCGTGTTCCACGCGGGCGAGGGCCCCCGCGGTGCGCCAGTCTGGGAGTGTCCCGAGGTGCTGACGTTCGAGGACGCCCGCCTGCTGCACGTCTCGGACGACGACCGCGTGGCGTACTACCTCGGCGAAACCGACCTCGGCGACCCCGCGGCGCCCGCCGGGAGCGACGCCGCCGCGCCCGACTTCGACGTGCGCGAGGCCGGGCTGCTCGACCACGGCGACTTCTACGCGCCGCAGTCGCTGTGGGACGAGGAACACGACCGCTATCTCACCTGGGGGTGGCTCCCCGAGACGCGCGACGCGAGCGCCCAGTGGGACGCCGGCTGGTCCGGCACGATGTCGCTCCCGCGGGTGATCGACACCGACGAGAGGGGTCGCCTGCGCCAACGACCCGCGTCGGAGCTGACCGCTCTCCGCGCGGATCACGTGCTGTCCGAGACGGTCGCGCTCGACTCGGAGGAGCGGCTGTTCGACGCCCGCGGCGGCGCCCTCGAACTCGACTGCACGCTCCGCCTCGGCGACGCCGACGCGGTCGGTCTCTCGGTGCTGGAGTCGCCCGCGGCGACCGAGCGGACCGTGATCCGCTACGACGGCGAGACGGTGACCGTCGACCGCGGCGACGCCGGCGGCGGCGAGCGCGTGAACCGCGCGCCGCGCGGAATGCCCGTCGGCGACGTGGGGCCGGCGGGAGCGGGCGGCGGCGGTGGCGGCGCGGGCGACGCCGTGTCGCTGCGGGCGTTCGTCGACGGCTCGACGCTGGAACTGTTCGCGAACGAGCGCCGCTGCCTCACGACCCGGGTGTACCCGACCCGTGCGGACGCCGACCGCGTGTCGGCGTTCGCGGTCGGCGGCGACGCGGAGATCGCGGTCGACGCGTGGACGATGGCAGGCACGTGGCCCACGTCGACCGGGCGGTAG
- a CDS encoding substrate-binding domain-containing protein, with amino-acid sequence MPEQRNGGRDGTASRRGFLAAAATGVTGALAGCAGISGGQEQGNQAGVSGETLTLTTTTSTYDTGLLDEIHPDFEDMYGVTVDAVAQGTGAALESARNGDSDVVMVHARGLEDEFMRNGYGVNRRDLMFNDFVIVGPESDPAGIQGMDSATEALTAIAEAEATFVSRGDNSGTHTKELNLWEAAGTEPGGDWYQETGTGMGEALNVANQQDAYTLSDRGTFISQRSEIDLVILVQGPIGDGPEILANPYGIMAVNPGVHDNANYDLSMAYIGWITSPGTQDAISNYQVNGEQLFFPEAVSEDPNFQQYVPEGWSSNSTDG; translated from the coding sequence ATGCCGGAACAACGGAACGGCGGACGGGACGGAACCGCGAGCAGACGAGGGTTCCTGGCGGCGGCCGCAACGGGCGTCACGGGCGCGCTCGCTGGCTGTGCGGGTATCAGCGGTGGACAAGAACAGGGGAATCAAGCGGGCGTCTCCGGGGAGACGCTGACGCTCACGACGACGACGAGCACGTACGACACGGGCCTGCTCGACGAGATCCACCCGGACTTCGAGGACATGTACGGCGTGACCGTCGACGCGGTGGCCCAGGGGACGGGCGCGGCCCTCGAATCGGCGCGCAACGGGGACTCGGACGTGGTGATGGTCCACGCCCGCGGGCTCGAGGACGAGTTCATGCGCAACGGGTACGGGGTCAATCGCCGCGATCTCATGTTCAACGACTTCGTGATCGTCGGGCCGGAGAGCGACCCGGCCGGGATCCAGGGCATGGACTCCGCGACGGAGGCGCTGACCGCCATCGCCGAGGCGGAGGCGACGTTCGTCTCCCGCGGCGACAACTCCGGAACGCACACGAAGGAACTCAACCTCTGGGAGGCCGCCGGGACCGAGCCGGGCGGCGACTGGTACCAGGAGACCGGCACCGGAATGGGCGAGGCGCTGAACGTCGCCAACCAGCAGGACGCGTACACGCTCTCGGACCGCGGGACGTTCATCTCCCAGCGGTCGGAGATCGACCTCGTCATCCTGGTGCAGGGGCCCATCGGGGACGGGCCGGAGATCCTCGCGAACCCGTACGGGATCATGGCGGTCAACCCCGGGGTGCACGACAACGCCAACTACGATCTTTCGATGGCGTACATCGGCTGGATAACCAGCCCCGGGACGCAGGACGCCATCTCGAACTATCAGGTCAACGGGGAGCAGCTGTTCTTCCCCGAGGCGGTCTCCGAGGATCCCAACTTCCAGCAGTACGTTCCGGAAGGCTGGAGTAGCAACTCGACCGACGGGTGA
- a CDS encoding glycoside hydrolase family 68 protein: MTDIDGTANGGGETDAESIRSRTPAWTRAQAGDLARDADAVKPVVYPPAEPVSDEVYLWDTWLLRERDGSVAEVGGYRVVFALTAPRDLLPGKRHDVATVCCFYSADGNSWESTGPVFEGSEPLGSRQWAGCALWDPDGEGPSDLYCYYTAAGEAGEEDLSYTQHLALATGGTLAVEDAAGDGEVQRGSDGGGLRVEGTFTHESLLRPDGVRYETEGQSRGMIYTFRDPWFFEDPATGETHLLFEANVPVPEGSDACDGDPAQQEFNGAVGVADSPTGDPTEWELRDPLLHSTCVNQELERPHVVVRDGRYYLFVSSHEHTFAPGIEGFDALYGFVADSLHGEYRPLNDTGLVLTNPGNAPFQTYSWLAFPHDEELLVTSFFNYYDLEGRTLDQVAELPPEDQFRRFGGTLSPTVRIDLDGDRTRVLGTLAHGHIPIRGEALPDLPAPVEDAGGGGYGASR, encoded by the coding sequence ATGACCGATATCGACGGCACGGCGAACGGCGGAGGAGAGACCGACGCGGAGTCGATTCGGTCGCGGACGCCGGCGTGGACCCGAGCGCAGGCGGGCGATCTCGCCCGCGACGCCGACGCGGTGAAGCCGGTGGTCTACCCGCCCGCAGAGCCCGTCAGCGACGAGGTGTACCTGTGGGACACCTGGCTGTTGCGCGAGCGCGACGGCTCCGTCGCCGAGGTCGGCGGCTACCGCGTCGTCTTCGCGCTCACTGCGCCACGGGACCTCCTGCCCGGCAAGCGCCACGACGTGGCGACGGTCTGCTGTTTCTACTCTGCCGACGGCAACTCATGGGAATCAACCGGCCCGGTCTTCGAAGGGAGCGAGCCGCTCGGCTCGCGTCAGTGGGCCGGCTGTGCGCTGTGGGACCCCGACGGCGAGGGCCCGTCCGACCTGTACTGCTACTACACCGCCGCCGGCGAGGCCGGCGAGGAGGACCTGAGCTACACCCAGCACCTCGCGCTCGCGACCGGCGGCACGCTCGCCGTCGAGGACGCTGCCGGCGACGGCGAGGTGCAACGCGGCTCCGACGGCGGCGGCCTCCGCGTCGAGGGTACGTTCACGCACGAGTCGCTGCTCCGCCCCGACGGGGTCCGCTACGAGACCGAAGGACAGTCCCGCGGGATGATCTACACCTTCCGGGACCCGTGGTTCTTCGAGGACCCCGCGACCGGCGAGACCCACCTGCTGTTCGAGGCGAACGTCCCCGTCCCCGAGGGGAGCGACGCCTGCGACGGCGACCCGGCACAGCAGGAGTTCAACGGCGCCGTCGGGGTCGCCGACTCCCCCACGGGCGACCCGACCGAGTGGGAACTCCGTGACCCGCTGCTCCACTCGACGTGCGTGAATCAGGAACTTGAGCGCCCGCACGTCGTCGTCCGCGACGGCCGCTACTACCTGTTCGTCTCCAGCCACGAGCACACGTTCGCGCCCGGTATCGAGGGGTTCGACGCGCTGTACGGCTTCGTCGCCGACTCGCTGCACGGCGAGTACCGCCCGCTCAACGACACCGGGCTCGTGCTCACGAACCCCGGGAACGCGCCCTTCCAGACGTACTCGTGGCTCGCGTTCCCGCACGACGAGGAGCTCCTCGTCACCTCCTTCTTCAACTACTACGACTTGGAGGGCCGCACGCTGGACCAGGTCGCGGAACTCCCGCCCGAAGATCAGTTCCGTCGCTTCGGCGGCACGCTCTCCCCGACGGTCCGGATCGATCTCGACGGCGACCGAACCCGCGTGCTCGGGACGCTCGCACACGGGCACATCCCGATTCGCGGGGAAGCGCTCCCCGACCTGCCCGCGCCCGTCGAAGACGCCGGTGGCGGCGGCTACGGCGCCTCGCGCTGA
- a CDS encoding ABC transporter permease, protein MPLDAVAQLAPAVAGLPFEQGYVSSVIYVSLYVSLIAVTLSTLFSIPVALVMGFTDFPGKQFVKSVINTGMGFPSVVVGLLVLFAVSNQGPLGALDLIFTKEAMIMSQFVLATPPITAISLAALTGVSGNVRDAAHVLGGTRIDVALVVIKEARYGIATAILAGFGRAISEVGSVLIVGGNITSADGVSKTRTLTTAIQLEARQGRYETAMVLGAVLVALVLLINAIVVRLGSDEVGGR, encoded by the coding sequence ATGCCCCTCGACGCGGTCGCACAGCTCGCTCCGGCGGTCGCCGGGCTCCCGTTCGAGCAGGGATACGTTTCGAGCGTCATCTACGTCTCGCTGTACGTGAGTCTCATCGCGGTGACGCTGAGCACGCTGTTCAGCATCCCCGTCGCGCTCGTGATGGGGTTCACCGACTTCCCGGGCAAACAGTTCGTGAAGTCGGTCATCAACACGGGGATGGGCTTCCCCAGCGTGGTTGTCGGGCTCCTCGTGTTGTTCGCTGTCTCCAACCAGGGGCCGCTCGGGGCGCTCGATCTCATCTTCACCAAGGAGGCGATGATCATGTCGCAGTTCGTCTTGGCGACACCACCCATCACGGCGATCAGTCTCGCGGCGCTCACGGGCGTGAGTGGGAACGTCCGCGACGCCGCGCACGTTCTCGGAGGCACCCGGATCGACGTGGCGCTTGTTGTGATCAAGGAGGCGCGATACGGGATCGCGACGGCGATACTCGCCGGCTTCGGCCGCGCAATCAGCGAGGTCGGCTCAGTCCTCATCGTTGGCGGGAATATCACGAGCGCCGACGGGGTCTCGAAGACTCGGACGCTGACCACCGCAATCCAACTCGAGGCTCGGCAAGGACGGTACGAGACCGCGATGGTGCTGGGGGCGGTGCTGGTGGCGCTCGTGTTGCTGATCAACGCGATCGTCGTCCGCCTCGGTTCCGACGAGGTGGGCGGACGGTGA
- a CDS encoding putative sulfate/molybdate transporter, translated as MAISERLAADYGIRFDAGEWTGALGDSVTVLPIVVGLAALTPVSLAHALLFFGAFQIVWGLVYGLPLSVEPMKALAGLALAGTVTAGEYVAAGLLAGGVLLLAAATGAIGRLRRHVSEPVIRGIQLAVALVLVRSGVDLGLANPTLALAAAGVAVAVAMAGYRRGAALAVLGVGLVFAVADAGVPAAEFPALALFPAGAPAVTTNALSATTGQLAMTVGNAAVATSLLLSDLFDADVSADRLSASMGAMCLSAVPLGGVPMCHGSGGLAGKHAFGARTGGANLVLGGLYLAAVPFAGVVAAFPMAVLGALLLVVAVHLGRRAVDADGRRALALVALVGCVGLLWNVGAAFLVGLVADAARRRISTT; from the coding sequence GTGGCGATCTCGGAGCGATTAGCGGCCGATTACGGGATCCGGTTCGACGCCGGCGAGTGGACCGGCGCGTTGGGGGATTCGGTTACGGTCCTTCCGATCGTCGTCGGCCTCGCAGCGCTCACGCCGGTGTCGTTAGCGCACGCGCTGCTGTTCTTCGGCGCCTTTCAGATCGTGTGGGGGCTCGTGTACGGCCTCCCCCTCTCGGTAGAGCCCATGAAGGCGCTGGCGGGACTGGCGCTGGCGGGCACGGTCACCGCCGGCGAGTACGTCGCCGCGGGCCTGCTGGCGGGGGGCGTCCTCCTCCTCGCGGCGGCGACGGGGGCCATCGGGCGGCTCCGCCGGCACGTGAGCGAGCCGGTGATCCGCGGCATCCAACTGGCGGTCGCGCTGGTGCTCGTCCGCTCGGGGGTCGATCTGGGACTGGCGAACCCGACGCTCGCGCTCGCGGCCGCCGGCGTCGCCGTCGCGGTCGCGATGGCGGGGTACCGCCGGGGCGCCGCCCTCGCGGTGCTCGGCGTCGGCCTCGTCTTCGCCGTCGCCGACGCCGGGGTTCCCGCCGCCGAGTTCCCCGCGCTCGCGCTCTTTCCGGCCGGCGCGCCCGCGGTCACGACGAACGCGCTGTCGGCGACGACGGGCCAGCTCGCGATGACCGTCGGCAACGCCGCCGTCGCGACGAGCCTCCTCCTGTCGGACCTCTTCGACGCGGACGTGTCGGCCGACAGGCTCTCGGCGAGTATGGGCGCGATGTGCCTGTCTGCGGTCCCGCTAGGGGGGGTCCCGATGTGTCACGGGTCGGGCGGCCTCGCCGGCAAGCACGCCTTCGGCGCCCGCACCGGCGGTGCGAACCTCGTGCTCGGGGGACTGTACCTCGCGGCCGTCCCGTTCGCGGGCGTCGTCGCCGCGTTCCCGATGGCCGTCCTCGGCGCGCTCCTCCTCGTCGTCGCCGTCCACCTCGGCCGGCGCGCGGTCGACGCGGACGGCCGGCGAGCGCTCGCGCTGGTCGCGCTCGTCGGGTGCGTCGGCCTTCTGTGGAACGTCGGCGCGGCGTTCCTCGTCGGCCTCGTCGCCGACGCGGCGCGGCGGCGGATATCGACGACCTGA